In Xiphias gladius isolate SHS-SW01 ecotype Sanya breed wild chromosome 5, ASM1685928v1, whole genome shotgun sequence, the following are encoded in one genomic region:
- the LOC120790121 gene encoding LIM domain-containing protein yields the protein MSALYLSKVAPQESTHSLLKLAQEQSSESGKSIKITKMAKDSQLRKDDLPPTPLARHQPEPEDISEAHSQQSMPAQLSKDKLHQQRQKCELRRLLKHTHPELNMLDEVVDQELAEVLSSETGVTADETGYEGEVLSRRLIFENCALSNKKSPYTPMMHMADGRMDRGDVSKTSAVFEKHEERQCNESVEDDRMLGCSPDPDRECEEEMLRIDVQATRRIFEIQSGKTSRLYPDNKFKGKVSISGGETGPVQKRKHENKMCSKENLHSENKSKTSIKGFDLTDQPHKQGPCVYVVGQSTNHDFSGGEEDSSGKSAFEDDPTSLSGPEGFEEIIKTSAAVFKNNPFISTNIDIENSYVHTSKSQIPANPSGAAEDCHLTNVKNRAYLFESIQFDKIRHQNKDEIETWVENIKETLNSLYCVNAIHSDGSIIEVNETMIAKKAKFTLSQRGPEIKYDEVAEGGAQNFILQLLPRASLKPQITYLKEDSKGGMEATVVNVPVHQHHFTTSQDTEFKTANVVQLVEDILNQDNSLRKGVIIQEDANKCAEVIVYSLYNYFDEEDVKRYSAPQGLAAYDDEPETKKIDISKTENQGLRKGIIESSISCLLETSQDQTCTRSIRPEVTLKGNLKLFKSCIEKGGLGYLKTLQAEPTVQEQQPPPNQSVTGESTQNRNGLRGDQAEEPSSEWAPVDVKRLKGVYSQRQSQAKQNIHENCTQSTTISYAFSGQMMPLGKSQSSRECNVGVCAHGQIKNTFWECNGGAQEEVDPTVGLHLETQDDYRIHQAELVEVVDDKDEISNLKTDFHSFQQATIDAKSLYHSSKNKQKILVQKSSEEQVVSVTAGNVKHSRTEAELPQENEFQKVDSGTEPRLNEVPSASNFTSEHKLDQQHDNTETCHEDTNSEEVQTTETYRKKGQKSMDVAQKNFETMVDSSETKPSQQEEEEVVFQGKLQAALDSLERSNINVTRGDFKAAMIYRHGSKPHKERSQNVDVAYVQKPIIKEFCPGSEPRLTQVLLRQGVSKEDVTVANAEPQSQIETLNKLPTSTVSEKSKRRVGSKPAIPSKPEHLKVKQRDNQSTNTKNLEATQTNTIRPEMKKQSKEDSVAQPLTTTSVSCKDEHMKDLCKTNSGAYLGPYSVDHKGEIIQMSQKIQVRHQVQGSIDNTDKNSYRPEEINATGEAKQPQENPPVKENMNETDESHVDFHEACQKFGGKKAFSVKNVPIKPDRVKIAQPENKNPKDTSGDINSPILAHTDPKPQQTIIGPSYNGANTSGQSADSKDDHEREMKKESKVEMREKKGRTETEGERRQRLSVHMDEIMRGNITAAMEIFDNLRKQEELQSILSRVEEIEQDTSKVDVKSLRRVFENVPDWVVSSDKKKQKKAKMEHKEEKSLLKDDPVSKSSMAHVFGDLERASEEIINLKEQTLARLMDIEEAIKKALYSVSALKSDSDIAGLSCLFKESLGTVQGSPPSGNISKISIGSSRTKSLHAQESPITKGNTALLAGQGARNEVVPGKQRASPPSSPAFISIQSAARKTDKTDVVPPETTICPTYQQSPKTEEIFQTTKTLTCNSPAQNRKSDPRKGGQKQSTYSQLSPKRELSVMEVQTGHEGNSIIGTKTITENYEQTDNFGNQFYSSKTSTVVTTQPETMTSSTGQALVSPATYQVTTYPEVWMPINQKP from the exons ATGTCTGCCCTCTATCTGTCAAAGGTGGCACCTCAGGAATCAACACACAGCCTTTTAAAACTG GCACAAGAACAGTCATCTGAATCTGGGAAAAGCATTAAAATAACCAAG ATGGCCAAAGACTCCCAACTTAGGAAAGATGACCTCCCTCCAACTCCTTTAGCCAGACATCAGCCAGAACCAGAAGACATCTCTGAGGCACATTCACAACAATCCATGCCAGCCCAACTATCCAAAGACAAGTTACACCAGCAGCGGCAGAAGTGTGAGCTGAGAAGACTCCTGAAGCACACTCACCCAGAGCTGAATATGTTGGATGAAGTTGTGGATCAGGAGCTTGCTGAGGTTTTGAGCTCAGAGACTGGGGTGACAGCTGATGAAACTGGATACGAGGGAGAGGTCCTCTCAAGACGCTTGATATTTGAGAACTGTGCCTTGAGTAACAAAAAATCTCCTTACACACCCATGATGCACATGGCAGACGGAAGGATGGATAGAGGTGATGTCAGTAAAACATCAGCAGTGTTTGAGAAGCATGAAGAGAGGCAATGTAATGAAAGTGTGGAGGATGACAGAATGCTTGGTTGTAGTCCAGATCCTGACAGAGAGTGTGAAGAGGAGATGTTAAGAATAGATGTCCAGGCTACCAGGAGGATATTTGAGATTCAGTCTGGGAAAACATCTAGGCTGTATCCAGATAATAAGTTCAAAGGAAAAGTTTCTATTTCTGGTGGTGAGACAGGGCCAGTCCAGAAACGAAAACATGAGAATAAAATGTGTAGCAAAGAGAATctacacagtgaaaacaaaagcaaaacatctaTCAAAGGTTTTGATTTGACAGATCAGCCCCATAAACAAGGGCCATGTGTATATGTTGTTGGCCAAAGCACTAACCATGATTTTTCTGGTGGGGAAGAGGATTCTTCTGGTAAATCAGCATTTGAGGATGATCCTACAAGTCTTTCAGGTCCAGAAGGATTTGAGGAAATTATCAAAACAAGTGCtgctgttttcaaaaacaaccCATTTATCTCAACAAATATAGACATAGAAAATTCCTATGTGCATACATCAAAATCCCAAATCCCAGCAAATCCCAGTGGGGCAGCTGAGGACTGCCACTTAACTAATGTCAAGAACAGAGCCTATCTGTTTGAGTCAATACAATTTGACAAAATCAGGCATCAGAATAAGGACGAAATTGAGACATGGGTTGAGAACATCAAGGAAACATTGAACTCCCTTTATTGCGTTAATGCCATACATTCAGATGGATCAATCATTGAGGTGAATGAGACAATGATAGCTAAAAAGGCTAAATTCACACTATCACAGCGTGGGCCTGAGATAAAATATGATGAGGTGGCTGAAGGCGGTGCACAAAATTTCATACTCCAGTTGCTACCACGGGCAAGCCTAAAGCCTCAGATCACTTACTTAAAGGAGGATAGCAAAGGAGGTATGGAGGCCACAGTGGTGAATGTACCTGTGCACCAGCATCACTTCACTACCAGCCAAGACACAGAGTTTAAAACTGCCAATGTGGTTCAGCTTGTTGAGGATATTCTCAATCAAGATAACTCTCTGAGGAAAGGAGTGATCATTCAGGAGGATGCCAACAAATGTGCTGAAGTCATTGTTTATTCCCTCTACAATTATTTTGATGAGGAAGATGTGAAACGTTACAGTGCTCCACAAGGGCTTGCTGCATATGATGATGAaccagaaacaaagaaaattgatattagtaaaacagaaaatcaaggACTAAGAAAAGGGATTATTGAATCAAGCATAAGCTGCCTTCTAGAAACTTCACAAGACCAAACCTGCACAAGATCAATCAGGCCTGAAGTTACACTAAAAGGGAATTTGAAACTGTTCAAGAGTTGTATTGAAAAGGGAGGTCTGGGGTATTTGAAAACTCTGCAGGCTGAGCCAACAGTGCAGGAACAGCAACCCCCTCCAAACCAAAGTGTCACTGGAGAAAGCACACAGAATCGCAATGGACTGAGAGGTGATCAGGCAGAAGAACCTTCTTCAGAGTGGGCCCCAGTGGATGTAAAGAGACTGAAAGGCGTGTACTCTCAAAGACAAAGCCAAGCAAAGCAAAATATCCATGAAAATTGTACCCAATCTACCACCATTTCTTATGCATTTTCAGGGCAAATGATGCCACTTGGAAAAAGCCAGTCCTCTAGAGAATGCAACGTTGGAGTATGCGCCCATgggcaaataaaaaataccttttGGGAGTGTAATGGCGGAGCACAAGAAGAAGTGGACCCCACAGTTGGACTACATCTTGAAACACAGGATGATTACAGGATCCATCAAGCTGAATTAGTTGAGGTGGTAGATGACAAGGACGAAATCTCAAACCTCAAAACTGATTTCCATAGCTTCCAACAGGCCACAATTGACGCCAAATCTTTGTATCActcatcaaaaaacaaacagaaaattcttGTTCAAAAATCTTCCGAGGAACAAGTTGTCTCAGTTACAGCAGGTAATGTcaaacactcaagaacagaagcAGAATTACCTCAAGAAAATGAGTTCCAAAAAGTGGACTCAGGCACTGAGCCAAGGTTGAATGAAGTTCCCTCAGCCTCCAACTTCACTTCAGAACATAAATTAGACCAGCAACATGACAATACAGAGACATGCCATGAAGACACTAATTCTGAAGAAGTTCAAACTACTGAGACATACAGAAAAAAGGGTCAAAAAAGCATGGATGTCGCTCAGAAAAACTTTGAAACTATGGTTGATAGTTCAGAAACAAAACCTTCAcaacaagaggaagaggaagttgTTTTTCAGGGTAAACTTCAAGCAGCTTTGGATTCCTTAGAGAGATCCAACATTAATGTCACAAGGGGAGATTTCAAAGCAGCTATGATATATAGACACGGTTCCAAACCTCACAAAGAAAGATCCCAAAATGTGGATGTGGCGTATGTTCAAAAGCCCATTATCAAGGAGTTTTGCCCTGGGTCTGAACCCAGATTAACTCAAGTACTATTGAGACAAGGGGTCTCCAAGGAAGACGTGACTGTAGCAAATGCGGAGCCCCAAAGCCAAATTGAAACCCTAAATAAACTACCTACAAGTACTGTCTCGGAGAAGAGCAAAAGGCGTGTTGGTTCAAAACCAGCCATTCCATCTAAACCGGAGCATCTGAAAGTGAAACAAAGAGATAATCAATCAACCAACACAAAGAATCTTGAGGCAACCCAAACAAATACTATAAGAcctgaaatgaaaaagcaatCCAAAGAAGATTCTGTTGCTCAACCACTGACAACAACATCAGTGTCATGTAAGGATGAACATATGAAAGACCTGtgcaaaacaaacagtggtgcATACTTAGGGCCATATTCTGTAGATCATAAAGGCGAAATCATTCAGATGTCTCAGAAAATTCAAGTAAGACATCAAGTCCAAGGCTCAATCGATAACACCGACAAGAATAGTTATCGACCAGAGGAGATAAATGCCACAGGAGAAGCAAAACAACCCCAGGAAAACCCCCCTGTCAAAGAGAATATGAATGAAACAGATGAAAGTCATGTCGATTTTCATGAAGCATGCCAGAAATTTGGAGGTAAAAAGGCATTTTCAGTGAAGAATGTTCCTATAAAGCCAGATAGAGTAAAAATTGCCcagcctgaaaacaaaaacccaaaagataCATCTGGAGATATTAATTCACCTATTCTCGCACATACGGATCCAAAACCACAACAAACTATAATTGGTCCATCCTACAATGGCGCAAACACCAGTGGACAAAGTGCTGACAGCAAAGACGATCAcgagagagaaatgaaaaaagaaagcaaagttgagatgagggaaaagaaaggacGAACCGAGACGGAGGGCGAGCGCCGACAGCGGCTGTCAGTTCACATGGATGAGATCATGAGGGGGAACATAACAGCGGCCATGGAAATTTTTGACAACTTGCGAAAGCAGGAAGAACTGCAGAGCATTCTAAGTCGAGTTGAAGAAATTGAACAAGACACAAGCAAGGTTGATGTGAAGTCTCTGAGGAGAGTATTTGAGAATGTCCCTGACTGGGTTGTCAGCTCcgacaaaaagaaacaaaaaaaggcaaaaatggaACATAAAGAGGAGAAGTCACTATTGAAGGATGACCCTGTAAGCAAGTCCTCAATGGCACATGTTTTTGGAGATCTTGAGAGAGCCAGTGAGGAAATAATAAATCTAAAAGAGCAGACCTTAGCCAGACTTATGGACATAGAGGAAGCCATAAAGAAGGCTCTTTATTCTGTCTCTGCATTGAAATCTGATTCGGATATTGCTGGTTTATCATGCCTGTTCAAAGAGTCCTTAGGGACAGTGCAAGGATCCCCACCCTCTGGTAATATTAGCAAAATTAGCATTGGGTCAAGCAGAACAAAATCACTGCATGCACAGGAAAGCCCTATCACAAAGGGAAACACAGCTCTCCTAGCTGGGCAAGGTGCAAGAAATGAAGTAGTCCCTGGAAAACAACGAGCAAGTCCCCCATCTTCACCTGCCTTCATCTCCATCCAATCAGCTGCtagaaagacagataaaacagaTGTGGTGCCACCAGAGACAACAATCTGCCCAACATATCAGCAAAGCCCAAAGACAGAGGAGATATTTCAGACAACAAAGACTCTGACATGCAACAGCCCTGCTCAAAACAGAAAGAGCGATCCCAGGAAAGGAGGTCAAAAACAATCCACTTACAGCCAACTTAGCCCTAAACGAGAGCTCAGTGTAATGGAGGTGCAGACTGGCCATGAGGGGAACAGTATTATAGGAACCAAAACAATCACAGAGAACTATGAGCAGACCGATAACTTTGGTAACCAGTTCTACTCATCTAAAACTTCCACTGTTGTCACTACTCAGCCAGAAACCATGACATCATCCACAGGTCAGGCATTGGTCAGTCCGGCTACATATCAGGTCACAACATACCCAGAAGTTTGGATGCCAATCAATCAGAAACCTTAA